In Lysinibacillus sp. FSL M8-0337, the following proteins share a genomic window:
- a CDS encoding adenine phosphoribosyltransferase, giving the protein MDLKQYVTTVENWPKEGISFKDITTIMDNGPAYKYATDQIVAYAKEVGAEIIVGPEARGFIIGCPVAYALEIGFAPVRKPGKLPREVISADYGLEYGKDTLTMHKDAIKPGQKVLICDDLLATGGTVEATVRLIQQLGGEVVGCAFLIELKELNGRAKLGDLSVKTLIQY; this is encoded by the coding sequence ATGGATTTAAAGCAGTACGTGACAACGGTTGAGAACTGGCCGAAAGAAGGCATTAGTTTCAAAGATATTACAACAATTATGGATAACGGTCCAGCTTACAAATATGCAACAGATCAAATCGTAGCTTATGCCAAGGAAGTAGGGGCAGAAATTATTGTAGGTCCTGAAGCTCGTGGCTTTATTATCGGTTGCCCTGTTGCCTATGCGTTGGAAATTGGCTTTGCGCCAGTTCGTAAACCTGGAAAATTGCCACGTGAAGTCATTAGTGCAGACTACGGTTTAGAATATGGTAAAGATACTTTAACAATGCATAAAGATGCCATCAAACCAGGTCAGAAAGTACTTATCTGTGATGATTTACTAGCTACTGGTGGTACAGTGGAGGCAACAGTACGCTTAATTCAACAATTAGGTGGAGAAGTTGTTGGTTGTGCATTCCTAATCGAGCTAAAAGAACTAAATGGCCGTGCAAAACTTGGCGATTTAAGCGTAAAAACTTTAATTCAATATTAA
- a CDS encoding N-acetylmuramoyl-L-alanine amidase — protein sequence MTTKLIHKTIIFVLLLAFMIPHISDKELALADTSDLKVTGTILHLREGPGLSYPIITTLEEGDSLTSIGREGDWIQVKTGDYEGWVASWLTASINEQQTIDKTVISQVDRLNIRTEPDIASPVLGQLSTGNQATLITENGEWAKINWNGLIGWVSSDYVTINEKAEKTTTEPVVEVSTTTESKGTTFTILVDTLNVRKKADLTSKILGTVSKGQSYKVLAQEHNWVQIQYSNKKAGWVYSFYGTFSNAVKTTSKTATSSSSSTLESVTIIYNGTNLRTDATTTAEVVQRVDAGETFPIVGAKDDFYEIQLEDKTAFVANWVVTTSQNNAATKTTTKTKSEPRKKGTLNGLTIVVDPGHGGNDHGTTGQRGTDEKDITLKTASLLASKLSAAGANVVMTRESDEYVALRKRVSIAHQHDADAFISIHYDATDNSSISGFTSYYLNNNQKGLAEAIHNGLASKVNLKDRGTQQGNYLVLRENRQKAVLIELGFLSNANEERVITTAKFREQASLGIYQGILDYFDAHE from the coding sequence ATGACGACAAAACTTATACATAAAACTATTATCTTTGTCTTATTATTAGCATTTATGATACCACATATCAGCGACAAAGAACTAGCACTTGCCGATACAAGTGATTTAAAAGTTACTGGAACCATACTTCATTTACGCGAAGGACCTGGGCTGTCTTACCCCATTATTACCACATTAGAAGAAGGCGATTCGTTAACATCTATCGGTCGCGAGGGAGACTGGATTCAAGTAAAAACAGGCGATTACGAAGGATGGGTAGCTTCATGGCTAACAGCATCCATAAATGAGCAACAAACAATAGATAAAACTGTTATTTCCCAAGTTGATCGTCTAAATATCCGTACGGAACCAGATATTGCGTCTCCTGTTCTTGGACAACTGTCAACAGGTAATCAAGCCACATTAATAACAGAAAATGGTGAATGGGCAAAGATCAATTGGAATGGGCTAATTGGTTGGGTATCTTCAGACTATGTGACGATTAATGAAAAAGCGGAAAAAACAACTACTGAACCAGTAGTTGAAGTATCTACAACAACCGAATCGAAAGGGACTACTTTTACGATTTTAGTCGATACGTTAAATGTCCGAAAAAAAGCCGATTTAACATCCAAAATTCTAGGGACTGTTTCCAAAGGACAATCTTATAAGGTGCTTGCTCAAGAGCACAATTGGGTGCAAATTCAATATAGTAACAAAAAAGCTGGTTGGGTATATAGTTTCTATGGGACATTTTCAAATGCGGTGAAAACGACTTCGAAAACAGCAACATCATCTTCATCATCAACACTTGAATCTGTCACAATTATTTATAATGGCACCAACTTACGCACAGATGCGACAACCACTGCGGAAGTTGTGCAACGTGTAGATGCAGGTGAAACTTTTCCCATTGTAGGGGCTAAAGATGATTTTTACGAAATTCAATTAGAAGATAAAACCGCTTTCGTTGCCAATTGGGTTGTGACTACTTCTCAAAATAATGCAGCAACAAAAACAACTACCAAAACAAAGTCTGAGCCACGAAAAAAGGGCACTTTAAACGGACTAACAATTGTCGTAGATCCAGGGCACGGTGGAAATGACCATGGAACGACTGGACAACGCGGGACGGATGAAAAGGACATTACATTGAAAACGGCATCTCTGCTTGCTTCCAAGTTAAGTGCAGCAGGTGCAAATGTTGTCATGACACGTGAATCAGATGAATATGTAGCACTTCGTAAACGGGTGTCCATTGCCCACCAGCATGATGCGGACGCTTTTATCAGTATTCACTATGATGCAACTGACAATAGCTCAATTTCTGGCTTTACCTCCTATTATTTAAACAACAATCAAAAAGGGCTTGCTGAAGCCATACACAATGGATTAGCTAGTAAAGTTAATTTGAAAGATCGTGGTACACAACAAGGGAATTATTTAGTACTACGTGAAAATCGACAAAAAGCAGTGCTGATCGAGCTCGGTTTTTTAAGTAACGCCAATGAAGAAAGAGTTATTACAACAGCTAAATTCAGAGAACAAGCCTCACTTGGCATCTATCAAGGCATTTTAGATTATTTTGATGCACACGAATAA
- a CDS encoding carbohydrate kinase: MNEREQAVLALIRKNPFMSQQEMADKMNLSRPVLANLVSSLTKQGKIVGRAYILPEENEIICIGGANLDRKFHVKGTVQLGTSNPASSSFSVGGVGRNIAENLGRLNHQVTLLTTAGKDADWQVIQEASESFMNLRYVEQLPDASTGSYTAIMDEQGELALAVANMEVYDLLLPSLLKKYEAMLMNAGCFIMDLNCPKETVVYIQQVAIARAIPFVIVPVSSPKMNRLPDTLQGVTWFICNTDEAETIVGHTINNEANYDQAIQKLLQLGAEHVIITAGSKGVYAASTTSPPRHFTAKAIKKIEDVTGAGDAFVSAVIHSWLRGQSFEVCIDAGLTNAKNTLASPYTVRPELSEELLKSEMEE, from the coding sequence ATGAATGAAAGAGAACAAGCGGTACTGGCTTTAATTCGCAAAAATCCGTTTATGTCTCAGCAAGAGATGGCAGATAAGATGAATCTGTCCCGTCCAGTACTTGCGAACTTAGTGTCGAGCTTAACGAAGCAAGGGAAAATTGTCGGTCGTGCTTATATTTTACCTGAGGAAAATGAAATTATTTGTATCGGTGGCGCGAATCTCGATCGCAAATTTCATGTAAAAGGAACTGTCCAATTAGGTACTTCGAATCCTGCTAGTTCCTCATTCAGTGTAGGTGGGGTTGGGCGCAATATTGCAGAAAATTTAGGCCGACTTAATCATCAGGTGACGTTATTAACGACAGCAGGTAAAGATGCGGATTGGCAAGTAATCCAAGAAGCATCAGAGTCATTTATGAATTTGCGCTATGTCGAGCAGTTACCAGATGCTTCAACTGGTTCTTATACTGCGATTATGGACGAGCAAGGTGAGCTTGCATTAGCTGTGGCGAACATGGAAGTTTATGATTTATTGTTGCCGAGTTTGTTAAAGAAATACGAGGCAATGCTTATGAATGCTGGCTGCTTTATTATGGATTTAAATTGCCCGAAAGAAACAGTGGTGTATATCCAACAAGTCGCGATTGCGCGCGCTATTCCATTTGTTATCGTTCCGGTATCTTCTCCCAAAATGAATCGACTACCGGATACATTGCAAGGTGTTACGTGGTTTATATGTAATACGGACGAAGCAGAAACGATTGTTGGTCATACAATCAATAACGAGGCAAACTATGACCAAGCGATTCAAAAGCTTCTACAATTAGGAGCAGAGCATGTCATTATTACGGCTGGTAGCAAAGGGGTCTATGCTGCCTCTACCACTAGTCCACCACGTCATTTTACTGCGAAAGCAATAAAGAAAATTGAAGATGTAACGGGCGCGGGTGACGCTTTTGTAAGTGCTGTCATTCATAGTTGGTTAAGGGGGCAATCGTTTGAAGTTTGCATAGACGCAGGCTTAACGAATGCTAAAAATACATTGGCATCCCCATATACAGTAAGACCTGAACTATCAGAAGAATTGTTGAAAAGTGAAATGGAGGAATAA
- a CDS encoding pseudouridine-5'-phosphate glycosidase, producing the protein MKEFIVLSEEVKAGQAKGLPIVALESTIISHGMPYPQNVQTAREVEQIIRDNGAVPATIALIDGKIKIGLSDEELEMFGNAQGVAKTSRRDLGYLLATKKLGATTVAATMICAELAGIDIFVTGGIGGVHRGAETTMDISADLEELAQTNVAVICAGAKSILDIGLTLEYLETKGVPVVGYGTSELPAFYTRQSGFDVNFKLDTPEEVAAMLRAKWDLGLQGGAVIANPIPEVDALEHEFITSIIEKALQEAEENGIQGKNVTPFLLGKVKELTEGKSLDANIALVKNNAVVGAKIAVAYNKAN; encoded by the coding sequence ATGAAAGAATTCATCGTATTATCAGAAGAAGTAAAAGCTGGACAAGCAAAAGGGCTACCCATTGTTGCATTAGAGTCAACAATCATTTCACATGGTATGCCATATCCTCAAAACGTACAAACAGCACGTGAAGTAGAGCAAATTATTCGTGATAACGGTGCGGTGCCTGCAACAATCGCGCTTATTGATGGGAAAATTAAAATCGGTTTATCTGACGAAGAACTTGAAATGTTTGGGAATGCACAAGGTGTTGCAAAAACTTCTCGTCGCGACTTAGGCTATTTATTGGCTACGAAAAAATTAGGTGCGACAACAGTTGCTGCAACAATGATTTGCGCTGAGCTTGCAGGCATTGATATTTTCGTTACAGGTGGTATCGGTGGTGTACACCGTGGTGCTGAAACAACAATGGATATTTCAGCAGACTTAGAAGAATTAGCACAAACAAATGTAGCTGTTATTTGTGCAGGTGCGAAATCTATATTAGATATCGGTTTAACATTAGAATATCTTGAAACAAAAGGTGTACCAGTAGTTGGATATGGCACGTCTGAGCTTCCAGCATTCTACACTCGCCAAAGTGGATTTGATGTCAACTTTAAACTAGATACACCAGAAGAAGTTGCAGCAATGTTGCGTGCTAAGTGGGATTTAGGCTTACAAGGCGGCGCAGTTATTGCAAACCCTATCCCTGAAGTCGATGCACTAGAGCATGAATTCATCACAAGCATTATTGAAAAGGCTTTACAAGAAGCTGAAGAAAATGGTATCCAAGGTAAAAACGTAACACCATTCTTACTTGGTAAAGTAAAAGAGTTAACAGAAGGTAAGAGCCTTGATGCTAATATCGCATTAGTGAAAAACAATGCAGTAGTTGGTGCGAAAATTGCAGTGGCTTACAACAAAGCAAACTAA
- a CDS encoding MFS transporter: MKRIHYSWFVLTITFFSIIVAGITLSSSGVFIGPFEQEFGWDRSIIAMAFAISLFLYGISGPFMAALLEVIGLKKMMVAAMVILVIGISLTLLMQQAWQLIIIWGFIIGLGASLFLTVLSPFVANHWFEKRRGLALGILTASTATGQLVLLPVLAMMIENYSWRWAITLIIVLSSIMLIIILLFMKNKPMDVGLLAYGLDEERLEEVVENKKNPIVIAFNGLFAAVKVKAFWLLAGSFFICGLSTSGLIGTHFVSYCISFGIPLVTAASFLSFMGIFNLVGTTLSGWLSDRFDNRWLLFWYYLLRGASLVLLPYALVQGSLPLLIMFTVFYGLDWIATVPPTVSISRQIFGTQKSGIIYGWIFASHQAGAAVAAYGGGLIYKLFNSYTWAFFLAGVFCVLASLFVIIVKKQVPNVMHNSDSA, translated from the coding sequence ATGAAACGTATTCATTACAGCTGGTTTGTTTTAACGATTACTTTTTTCTCCATTATTGTAGCGGGTATCACTTTATCTTCATCCGGTGTTTTTATTGGTCCGTTTGAACAGGAGTTTGGCTGGGATCGCTCAATCATCGCAATGGCATTTGCCATAAGTCTTTTTTTATATGGCATTTCAGGTCCATTTATGGCAGCACTACTTGAAGTTATTGGATTAAAAAAAATGATGGTAGCTGCGATGGTAATATTAGTTATAGGCATCTCGCTCACATTGTTGATGCAGCAAGCATGGCAATTAATAATTATTTGGGGCTTTATTATTGGTTTAGGAGCTAGTCTCTTTTTAACCGTATTAAGTCCATTTGTAGCGAATCATTGGTTTGAGAAAAGAAGAGGGCTTGCATTAGGAATACTAACAGCTAGTACTGCAACAGGCCAGTTAGTACTGCTTCCAGTTTTAGCGATGATGATCGAAAATTACTCATGGCGTTGGGCAATTACATTAATCATTGTGTTAAGTTCGATCATGTTAATAATTATTTTATTGTTTATGAAAAATAAACCGATGGATGTGGGGCTTCTTGCATACGGTCTTGACGAAGAACGATTGGAAGAAGTAGTAGAAAATAAGAAAAATCCAATCGTCATTGCCTTTAATGGTTTATTTGCGGCTGTGAAAGTGAAAGCATTTTGGCTTTTGGCTGGTAGCTTTTTTATTTGTGGATTATCGACTAGTGGCTTAATAGGTACACATTTTGTATCGTATTGTATTAGTTTCGGTATTCCATTAGTAACAGCAGCATCTTTTCTATCCTTCATGGGGATTTTTAACCTAGTAGGAACTACACTATCAGGTTGGTTATCGGATCGTTTCGATAATCGTTGGTTATTATTTTGGTATTATCTTTTAAGGGGTGCTTCCTTAGTTTTACTACCGTATGCATTAGTACAAGGTTCTTTACCATTGCTCATCATGTTTACTGTGTTTTATGGACTAGATTGGATTGCAACTGTACCGCCAACTGTTAGTATTTCAAGGCAAATTTTTGGTACTCAAAAAAGCGGGATTATTTATGGCTGGATATTCGCCTCCCATCAGGCAGGTGCAGCAGTAGCAGCATATGGGGGAGGTCTTATCTATAAACTTTTTAATTCTTATACTTGGGCATTTTTCTTGGCTGGCGTTTTTTGCGTTTTAGCTAGCTTGTTTGTCATCATTGTGAAAAAGCAAGTACCGAATGTCATGCATAATAGTGATTCAGCATAA
- a CDS encoding bifunctional (p)ppGpp synthetase/guanosine-3',5'-bis(diphosphate) 3'-pyrophosphohydrolase produces the protein MAKEQILTPEDVFELVKSYMNEENVAFVKKAYELARDAHIEQFRSSGEPYIIHPVQVAGILAELQMDPETVAAGFLHDVVEDTEFTRDDLVREFGEEVAMLVDGVTKLGKIKYLSKEAQQAENHRKMFVAMAQDIRVILIKLADRLHNMRTLKHLPAEKQRRISKETLEIFAPLAHRLGISTVKWELEDTALRYLNPQQYYRIVSLMKKKRDEREAYLDNVMGEMKSQLSEVEIDADIYGRPKHIYSIYRKMVLQKKQFNEIYDLLAIRVLVDSIKDCYAVLGIVHTLWKPMPGRFKDYIAMPKQNLYQSLHTTVIGPYGDPLEVQIRTKEMHKIAEYGIAAHWAYKEGKKIDIEKQNVDQKLTWFREILEFQNESSNAEEFMESLKFDLFSDMVYVFTPEGDVIELPAGSVPIDFAYRVHSEVGNRTIGAKINGKMVPLDTPLKTGDIIEILTSKQSFGPSRDWLKIAQSSQAKNKIKQFFKRHLREENIIKGKEMIEKEIRAQDFDMKETMSAENLKRVCDKFNYTNEEDLYAAVGVNGITAQQVVNRLAEKRRKEREQEEALEKIEQKMKNPIPQKRTESGVIVKGIDNMLIRLSRCCTPVPGDDIVGFITKGRGVSVHRADCPNIQIEDEQERIIEVEWENGLTPEKKEYPVDIEVSAFDRPGILNEIMQIVSETKTNILAVSGRADRDKIATIHLTISISNISHLHKVVERIKQTPDIYSVQRVIN, from the coding sequence ATGGCGAAAGAGCAAATTTTGACTCCTGAGGACGTTTTTGAGTTAGTCAAATCCTACATGAATGAGGAAAATGTCGCATTCGTGAAAAAAGCATATGAATTGGCAAGAGATGCGCATATTGAGCAATTCCGTAGCTCTGGTGAACCGTATATTATTCACCCAGTGCAAGTTGCCGGTATTTTAGCTGAATTACAAATGGATCCAGAAACTGTGGCAGCAGGCTTTTTACACGATGTTGTCGAAGATACGGAATTTACACGTGATGACCTAGTCCGTGAATTTGGCGAGGAAGTAGCAATGCTCGTTGATGGTGTGACGAAGCTGGGGAAAATAAAATATTTATCGAAAGAAGCACAGCAGGCGGAAAATCACCGTAAAATGTTTGTCGCTATGGCACAGGATATTCGCGTTATCTTAATTAAGCTTGCGGATCGTTTGCACAATATGCGTACCTTAAAGCATTTACCTGCTGAAAAACAACGCCGTATTTCGAAAGAAACGCTTGAAATTTTTGCTCCCCTTGCACATCGTCTAGGAATTTCGACAGTAAAATGGGAGCTGGAGGATACTGCACTACGTTATTTAAATCCACAGCAATATTACCGTATTGTCAGTCTCATGAAGAAGAAGCGCGATGAACGTGAGGCTTATTTAGACAATGTTATGGGAGAAATGAAATCCCAGCTTTCTGAAGTCGAAATTGATGCGGATATTTATGGTCGTCCGAAACATATATACAGCATCTATCGTAAAATGGTGCTCCAAAAAAAGCAATTTAACGAAATTTATGATTTGTTAGCCATTCGCGTTTTAGTTGATAGCATAAAAGATTGCTATGCAGTGTTAGGTATTGTGCATACATTATGGAAGCCGATGCCTGGGCGTTTTAAAGATTATATTGCAATGCCAAAGCAAAACTTGTATCAATCGTTGCATACAACGGTCATTGGTCCATACGGAGATCCTCTAGAAGTACAAATCCGTACAAAAGAAATGCATAAAATTGCTGAATACGGGATCGCTGCTCACTGGGCTTATAAAGAAGGTAAAAAGATTGATATTGAAAAACAAAATGTCGATCAAAAATTAACTTGGTTTAGAGAAATATTAGAATTCCAAAACGAGTCTTCAAATGCCGAAGAGTTCATGGAATCTTTAAAATTCGATTTATTCTCTGATATGGTGTACGTGTTTACACCGGAAGGGGATGTAATAGAATTGCCAGCTGGTTCTGTACCTATCGATTTTGCATACCGTGTGCATTCAGAAGTCGGTAATCGTACAATCGGTGCAAAAATTAATGGCAAGATGGTGCCGCTCGATACACCATTAAAAACGGGTGATATTATTGAAATATTAACATCAAAGCAATCTTTCGGTCCAAGTCGTGACTGGCTAAAAATTGCGCAATCATCCCAAGCAAAAAATAAAATCAAGCAGTTTTTCAAGCGTCATCTTCGTGAAGAAAATATCATCAAAGGGAAAGAGATGATTGAAAAAGAAATTCGCGCGCAAGATTTCGACATGAAAGAAACAATGTCAGCGGAAAACTTAAAACGTGTCTGCGATAAATTTAATTACACGAATGAAGAAGATTTATATGCCGCAGTTGGTGTAAATGGTATTACAGCGCAACAAGTTGTTAATCGTTTAGCCGAAAAACGTCGTAAAGAGCGTGAACAAGAAGAAGCACTTGAAAAAATTGAGCAAAAAATGAAAAATCCTATTCCACAAAAACGCACAGAGTCTGGCGTTATTGTAAAAGGAATTGACAATATGCTCATTCGATTGTCTCGTTGCTGTACACCAGTGCCAGGTGATGACATTGTCGGTTTTATTACGAAAGGACGAGGTGTTTCCGTACACCGTGCAGATTGTCCAAATATTCAAATTGAGGATGAGCAGGAACGTATTATCGAAGTTGAATGGGAGAACGGGCTTACACCTGAGAAAAAAGAGTATCCTGTCGATATCGAGGTATCTGCCTTTGATAGACCTGGTATTTTAAATGAAATTATGCAAATCGTAAGCGAGACGAAAACGAACATTTTAGCTGTGAGTGGCCGTGCTGACCGTGATAAAATTGCCACTATTCACCTAACGATTTCAATTTCGAATATTTCCCATCTGCATAAGGTTGTTGAACGTATAAAACAAACACCTGATATATATTCAGTGCAACGTGTAATTAACTAA
- a CDS encoding DUF3139 domain-containing protein: MVIIKKFLIILSIVLLLCLTPFVYIQVKKHIALNKVMEYLIEEKGYDESDIFMIESKWTTGIPNYYVKVTFQNEPNIVYLYFAHDIKGQFEYYDIRGIKVPIEDLKNYDPYKNNRS, from the coding sequence GTGGTTATTATTAAAAAATTTTTAATTATCCTGTCTATTGTACTTCTATTATGTTTAACACCTTTTGTGTACATTCAAGTAAAAAAGCACATTGCACTTAATAAAGTAATGGAGTATCTAATTGAGGAAAAAGGTTACGATGAATCTGATATTTTTATGATTGAAAGTAAATGGACTACCGGGATACCTAATTATTATGTAAAAGTAACTTTTCAAAATGAACCTAATATAGTATATCTTTATTTTGCACATGATATTAAAGGACAGTTTGAGTATTATGATATTCGCGGAATAAAAGTCCCAATAGAAGATTTGAAAAATTATGACCCTTATAAAAACAATCGTTCCTAA
- the dtd gene encoding D-aminoacyl-tRNA deacylase — translation MKVVLQRSKAASVTVQGEVTGAIDSGYVLLVGITHEDTTEDVAYLAKKIANLRLWEDSEGKMNHSILEHGGAILSVSQFTLYGDTKKGNRPSFTSAARPEMAAPLWEAFNDALRGYGLQVETGIFGAMMDVALTNDGPVTILLESK, via the coding sequence ATGAAAGTAGTTTTACAGCGGAGTAAGGCTGCATCTGTTACCGTACAAGGAGAAGTAACAGGTGCTATTGATAGTGGCTATGTGCTTCTTGTAGGCATTACACATGAAGATACAACAGAAGACGTGGCCTATCTAGCAAAAAAAATAGCTAATCTACGCTTGTGGGAAGATAGTGAAGGGAAAATGAATCATTCTATTTTAGAGCATGGAGGCGCAATCCTATCGGTTTCCCAATTTACATTGTATGGAGATACGAAAAAAGGTAATCGTCCAAGCTTTACAAGTGCGGCAAGACCAGAAATGGCTGCTCCTTTGTGGGAGGCATTCAATGATGCATTACGAGGGTATGGCCTACAGGTTGAAACAGGGATTTTCGGTGCGATGATGGATGTTGCATTGACAAATGATGGACCTGTCACAATTCTACTGGAGTCAAAATAG
- a CDS encoding MarR family winged helix-turn-helix transcriptional regulator: MEKVHTDIDYTQICVCANLRKKTRIVTQLYDKILEPTNLKVTQYAMLANIAKHKAVSVSQLGIILSLDQTTITRNVNLLKKSGYVAITQDSQDGRTKIISLTATGMQKLTEAAPIWMDIQEKIIHDIGPEKYKDFYETLKKIQQVVKSYE; encoded by the coding sequence ATGGAGAAAGTACACACAGACATTGACTATACGCAAATTTGCGTATGTGCAAATCTTAGAAAGAAGACTAGAATTGTTACGCAGCTATACGATAAAATTCTTGAACCTACTAATTTAAAAGTTACGCAATACGCTATGTTAGCCAATATAGCAAAGCATAAAGCCGTTTCAGTTAGTCAACTAGGCATTATTCTTTCACTTGATCAGACGACGATCACCCGCAATGTCAATCTTTTAAAAAAAAGTGGCTATGTTGCTATTACCCAAGATTCACAAGATGGCCGAACAAAAATTATTTCTTTAACGGCTACAGGCATGCAAAAATTAACAGAAGCAGCTCCTATTTGGATGGACATTCAGGAGAAAATCATCCATGATATCGGACCCGAAAAATATAAAGACTTTTATGAAACGCTAAAAAAAATACAACAAGTAGTGAAATCCTACGAGTAA
- a CDS encoding DUF2642 domain-containing protein, with amino-acid sequence MTQMGRVSNPYLYETLKMMIGQMIVVQTKKNIQQGHLTSILPDHIVIEINRTPFFIRMEEIVWVTLAIT; translated from the coding sequence ATGACGCAAATGGGAAGAGTGTCGAATCCTTATTTATATGAAACACTGAAAATGATGATTGGCCAAATGATCGTTGTTCAAACGAAGAAGAATATTCAACAAGGTCATTTGACCTCCATATTACCAGACCATATTGTTATCGAAATTAATCGTACACCTTTCTTTATTCGCATGGAGGAAATTGTATGGGTCACATTGGCGATAACATAA